The following proteins are encoded in a genomic region of Acidobacteriota bacterium:
- a CDS encoding outer membrane protein transport protein produces the protein MKTRIGIALVALLALAAAPALATDGYFQLGYGTQQNGMAGAGVALSLNTMSPATNPAANAWVTGYDLNVAVFNPNRQFTVTGSPSGYPGTFGLAPGEVKSGNSWFVVPGIGANWKLNDAMTLGVAIYGNGGMNTAYDASVFYAGRTGVDLMQLFVAPTFTYKVAKDHAFGVSPILAWQRFQAEGVGSFAPYSSSPGNLSNNAHNSALGWGVRVGYMGKLAPWLSIGGSYQTKMTMAEFDSYAGLFAEQGGFDIPSNWTVGVALKPTECFTIAFDVQQIYYSETKSIGNTLLPNLMTARLGDDGGAGFGWKDVTVYKAGLQYAVTPTFTIRAGYAWAEQPIPASEVLFNILAPGVIEQHITAGISASVSEKSKLHFSVVRALEHSVTGPNPLEVPGKQTIELKMDQWIFDLGVSFGF, from the coding sequence ATGAAGACCCGGATCGGCATCGCGCTCGTCGCGCTGCTCGCCCTCGCCGCCGCCCCCGCGCTCGCGACGGACGGCTACTTCCAGCTCGGCTACGGCACCCAGCAGAATGGCATGGCCGGTGCGGGCGTCGCCCTGTCCCTCAACACGATGTCTCCGGCGACGAACCCGGCGGCCAACGCGTGGGTGACGGGCTACGACCTGAACGTCGCCGTCTTCAACCCGAACCGCCAGTTCACGGTCACGGGCTCGCCGTCCGGCTACCCGGGCACGTTCGGCCTGGCGCCTGGCGAGGTGAAGAGCGGCAACTCGTGGTTCGTCGTGCCGGGGATCGGCGCGAACTGGAAGCTGAACGACGCGATGACGCTCGGCGTCGCGATCTACGGCAACGGCGGGATGAACACGGCGTACGACGCGTCGGTCTTCTACGCGGGGCGTACGGGCGTGGACCTCATGCAGCTCTTCGTGGCGCCGACGTTCACGTACAAGGTCGCGAAGGACCACGCGTTCGGCGTGAGCCCGATCCTCGCCTGGCAGCGCTTCCAGGCCGAGGGCGTCGGGAGCTTCGCTCCGTACTCGTCCTCGCCCGGAAACCTCTCGAACAACGCCCACAATTCCGCCCTGGGCTGGGGAGTGCGCGTCGGGTACATGGGCAAGCTCGCGCCCTGGCTCTCGATCGGCGGCTCGTACCAGACCAAGATGACGATGGCGGAGTTCGACAGCTACGCGGGCCTCTTCGCCGAGCAGGGCGGCTTCGACATCCCCTCGAACTGGACGGTGGGCGTCGCGCTCAAGCCCACCGAGTGCTTCACGATCGCCTTCGACGTCCAGCAGATCTATTACAGCGAAACCAAGTCGATCGGAAACACGCTTCTCCCGAACCTCATGACGGCGCGGCTCGGAGACGACGGCGGAGCGGGCTTCGGCTGGAAGGACGTCACGGTCTACAAGGCCGGCCTCCAGTACGCCGTGACCCCGACGTTCACGATCCGCGCGGGCTACGCCTGGGCGGAGCAGCCCATTCCCGCGTCCGAAGTCCTCTTCAACATCCTGGCCCCCGGCGTCATCGAGCAGCACATCACCGCGGGCATCAGCGCCAGCGTCTCCGAGAAATCCAAGCTGCACTTCTCCGTCGTCCGGGCGCTCGAGCATTCCGTCACCGGCCCGAACCCCCTCGAGGTTCCCGGCAAGCAGACGATCGAGCTGAAGATGGATCAGTGGATCTTCGACCTCGGCGTGTCGTTCGGGTTCTGA
- a CDS encoding YeeE/YedE family protein, producing MTFPLYPHGLFGTYTGLLVGTLVGVAFGFVLERAGFGRARNLAAQFYLTDLRVLKVMFSAIVTALVGMTVLAGVGVLDLSLITVPETFLWPQLVGGLLLGAGFIVSGYCPGTGVVAIASGNLDGVFAIGGVMIGSLAFGVGYGPLESFYKSGAMGAVRIDALLGVPAAVVAAAVVAMAVGAFLGGEKLEAIFAPRQGELVPASPAGVKMRVFSGFAVVAALALFALALPARHTVAASKAVRPITAADLGRELVASPDSWWVVDLRPDSEAGKGRLPGAMVVSEKEVASAAGLAATRSLVVYSQGDLEAPPAAVLKFAGEVFLLKGGYDAWKADVLTAPRPPENPTAAQISDFRTRAALNAYFTGAATVAAPTLTAPRPMAAPVTAPKKGGGC from the coding sequence ATGACGTTCCCGCTCTACCCCCACGGCCTCTTCGGGACCTACACCGGGCTCCTCGTCGGGACGCTCGTCGGCGTCGCATTCGGGTTCGTGCTCGAGCGCGCCGGGTTCGGGCGCGCGCGGAACCTCGCGGCCCAGTTCTACCTGACGGACCTGCGCGTCCTGAAGGTCATGTTCAGCGCGATCGTCACGGCCCTCGTCGGGATGACGGTGCTCGCGGGCGTCGGCGTCCTCGACCTCTCCCTGATCACCGTGCCCGAGACGTTCCTGTGGCCGCAGCTCGTCGGCGGCCTCCTCCTCGGCGCCGGCTTCATCGTGTCGGGCTACTGCCCCGGAACGGGCGTCGTCGCGATCGCATCGGGCAATCTCGACGGCGTCTTCGCGATCGGCGGCGTCATGATCGGCTCGCTCGCGTTCGGCGTCGGGTACGGCCCCCTCGAGAGCTTCTACAAGAGCGGGGCGATGGGCGCCGTGCGGATCGACGCGCTGCTCGGCGTGCCCGCCGCGGTCGTCGCGGCTGCCGTCGTCGCGATGGCGGTCGGGGCGTTCCTCGGAGGCGAGAAGCTCGAGGCGATCTTCGCGCCGCGGCAGGGCGAGCTCGTTCCGGCCTCGCCCGCGGGCGTGAAGATGCGCGTGTTCTCGGGCTTCGCGGTCGTCGCCGCGCTCGCGCTTTTCGCCCTTGCGCTCCCGGCGCGGCACACGGTTGCGGCGTCAAAGGCGGTCCGGCCGATCACCGCGGCCGACCTCGGCCGGGAGCTCGTCGCTTCCCCGGACTCCTGGTGGGTCGTGGATCTGCGCCCGGATTCGGAAGCCGGCAAGGGCCGGCTGCCCGGCGCGATGGTCGTCTCGGAAAAGGAAGTCGCCTCCGCGGCGGGCCTCGCGGCGACACGTTCTCTCGTCGTTTATTCGCAGGGCGACCTCGAGGCCCCGCCCGCGGCGGTCCTGAAGTTCGCGGGCGAGGTCTTCCTCTTGAAGGGCGGCTACGACGCCTGGAAGGCCGACGTCCTCACGGCGCCGAGGCCCCCCGAGAACCCCACGGCCGCGCAGATCTCCGACTTCCGGACCCGCGCGGCCCTCAACGCGTACTTCACCGGCGCCGCCACCGTGGCGGCGCCCACGCTCACCGCGCCGCGCCCCATGGCGGCGCCGGTCACCGCCCCGAAAAAGGGCGGAGGCTGCTGA
- a CDS encoding 4Fe-4S dicluster domain-containing protein, producing the protein MSVPKKRYAMTVDTRLCVGCKACVLSCKAENDVPDGFCRDWIVEDVRGEFPLLAAEIRSERCNHCSDAPCVKNCPTGASHVNEGGAVLVTHGKCSGCKACIAACPYDARFVNPKGYIDKCTFCLHRVQVGVLPACVTVCPTRTLAFGDLNDPESPVAMNLSSRRWKVNHPESGAQPNLYFLL; encoded by the coding sequence ATGAGCGTCCCGAAAAAGCGCTACGCGATGACCGTAGACACCCGGCTGTGCGTCGGGTGCAAAGCCTGCGTCCTCTCCTGCAAGGCAGAGAACGACGTCCCGGACGGCTTCTGCCGCGACTGGATCGTCGAGGACGTGCGCGGGGAGTTCCCGCTGCTCGCCGCCGAGATCCGGTCCGAGCGCTGCAATCACTGCTCCGACGCCCCGTGCGTGAAGAACTGCCCGACCGGCGCGAGCCACGTGAACGAGGGCGGGGCCGTCCTCGTGACCCACGGCAAGTGCTCGGGCTGCAAGGCGTGCATCGCGGCCTGCCCGTACGACGCGCGTTTCGTGAACCCGAAGGGCTACATCGACAAGTGCACGTTCTGCCTCCACCGCGTGCAGGTGGGCGTCCTCCCCGCGTGCGTCACCGTCTGCCCGACCCGGACGCTCGCCTTCGGCGACCTGAACGACCCCGAGTCGCCGGTCGCGATGAACCTCTCCTCGCGCCGCTGGAAGGTCAACCACCCCGAGAGCGGCGCCCAGCCGAACCTCTACTTCCTGCTGTGA
- a CDS encoding YeeE/YedE family protein — MSERPFWNPYVAGVVLGLVLLGSFLVMGFGLGSSGAVTRFAVAGAHLVAPKAVETNAYFSQYYGPGKHVLEDWLVFEVLGVFLGGALGAYSAGRMKLGIDKGAHTTTARRLVLAVLGGVAMGFAARLARGCTSGQALTGGAALSLGSWVFMMAVFTGGYLVAPLVRREWR; from the coding sequence ATGTCCGAACGCCCCTTCTGGAATCCCTATGTCGCGGGGGTCGTCCTCGGCCTCGTCCTCCTCGGCTCGTTTCTCGTCATGGGCTTCGGCCTCGGCTCGTCCGGCGCCGTCACCCGCTTCGCGGTCGCGGGCGCTCACCTCGTGGCGCCGAAGGCGGTCGAGACGAACGCGTACTTCTCGCAGTACTACGGGCCTGGCAAGCACGTCCTCGAGGACTGGCTCGTGTTCGAGGTCCTCGGGGTCTTCCTCGGCGGCGCCCTCGGCGCGTACTCGGCCGGGCGCATGAAGCTCGGCATCGACAAGGGCGCGCACACGACCACGGCCCGGCGCCTCGTGCTCGCCGTGCTCGGCGGCGTCGCGATGGGTTTCGCGGCGCGCCTCGCGCGCGGCTGCACCTCGGGCCAGGCGCTCACGGGCGGCGCGGCCCTTTCGCTCGGCTCGTGGGTCTTCATGATGGCGGTTTTCACCGGCGGCTACCTCGTCGCCCCGCTCGTGAGGAGGGAATGGCGATGA
- the nrfD gene encoding polysulfide reductase NrfD, with translation MTPQLLETVTTRANAQIDPSLHVWGWEITVYLFLGGIVAGILILTAALELASGTRPLSRGLRLAPFAALALLSLGMFALWLDLAHRLWAWRFYAVFRPTSPMSWGAWILWLVYPVGLALGLGSLGSDERGALRRWVPEVLRSAFEGTLAFADKRRRSILIAAVLVGTGLGLYTGLLLGTMPSRLAWNSAVLGPLFLASGVSTGAASLLLLRLDDAERKTLVRWDAIAIGAELALIVLLLLGWATSGEAGRFAARSFLGGPYTAVFWSLVVVTGLLVPLAMEFLESRRHLRFIALVPVLILTGGLALRWILLAAGQASAFRLLH, from the coding sequence ATGACGCCTCAGCTTCTCGAGACCGTCACCACCCGCGCGAACGCGCAGATCGACCCGTCCCTCCACGTCTGGGGCTGGGAGATCACGGTCTACCTCTTCCTCGGCGGGATCGTCGCGGGGATCCTCATTCTCACGGCCGCCCTCGAGCTCGCCTCGGGCACGCGGCCGCTCTCGCGCGGCCTGCGCCTCGCGCCCTTCGCCGCGCTCGCGCTCTTGTCGCTCGGCATGTTCGCGCTGTGGCTCGACCTCGCGCACCGGCTCTGGGCGTGGCGCTTCTACGCGGTCTTCCGCCCGACGTCGCCCATGTCGTGGGGCGCGTGGATTCTGTGGCTCGTCTATCCGGTGGGCCTGGCGTTGGGACTTGGGTCTCTAGGGAGCGATGAGCGGGGAGCCCTTCGAAGGTGGGTGCCGGAAGTCCTCAGAAGCGCATTCGAAGGAACTCTCGCTTTCGCGGACAAGAGGCGCCGGTCGATTCTCATCGCCGCGGTGCTGGTCGGAACGGGCCTCGGCCTCTACACGGGCCTCCTCCTCGGCACGATGCCGTCGCGCCTCGCGTGGAACAGCGCCGTCCTCGGGCCGCTCTTCCTCGCGTCTGGCGTCTCGACGGGCGCCGCGTCCCTTCTTCTCCTCCGCCTCGACGACGCGGAGCGAAAGACGCTCGTGCGCTGGGACGCGATCGCGATCGGCGCCGAGCTCGCCCTGATCGTCCTCCTGCTCCTCGGCTGGGCGACGTCGGGCGAGGCGGGCCGTTTCGCGGCACGGAGCTTCCTCGGCGGACCGTACACCGCCGTCTTCTGGTCCCTCGTCGTCGTGACGGGGCTCCTCGTCCCGCTCGCCATGGAGTTTCTCGAGTCCCGGCGGCACCTGAGGTTCATTGCCCTCGTCCCCGTCCTGATCCTCACGGGCGGTCTCGCTCTCCGCTGGATCCTGCTCGCCGCCGGCCAGGCCTCGGCCTTCCGGCTCCTCCATTGA